The genomic region agtaTAAATATTCACCATTGTGGGGCATACGTCATTATTCACTTCTTCTCATGTCTTTGAAATTCCATTTCATGTCATAATAAAGCAAAAGTTGTTTTTATTTAGCATGTTTTTCTTATATCatattcaaattccattttctcgaaaaaaaaagtaaaatatattttCACTAACATAGACAAAAGCAATTGTATGGCCCATTTGACATGAGAAGGATGGAACTAAATGACTAGCTACtttcaatttgatttaattaaatataattttaaaatttattaatgtattgaaataatcatttttatttgtaaaaaattcaaatattaatcTTTAATAGTTTCTAATAGAAGGGGAATTGTACCCTTTCTTATTTGTTCAAAgattgtgttgttaattttaaaTATGAATCTtttgtttgtaaaaaaaaaattaatatgataataatgatatttaaaaaaaaaagatgtgaTTAGTAAATGACAAACTACAATCATGCTATCTTATCAAGAATACTTATTAAACAGAGACTAATGTTCTGTGTAAATTAAATAGAGAATAATTCTATAGAAGGTTATAGTGCTTTTTTGTATATTAGACAATGTAAGAAACATATATAGAAGATAAGATTGCATGTTATATTTAGATAATACAAGAAACACATGTAAATGACAGTATCATATAATGTAGAAAACATATAGAAAAGATACGATCACATATTTTACTAAATACTAAAGAAAATATATAATGAAGATGAAATTGCATATTATATTAAAAACTGTAAAATAATACATTGAAAACTAGATTACATACTATATTTGATAGTAcctaaaaaaatacataaataacaaagataacaaattatattatattacacaATGCAGAGATGACATTCTATATTACATCGCATGGCATAGTATATTAGGCCGTGTAAAAGAATATATAGAAAACTAGATCACATGCTATATTAGATCACATAGTGTATTAGAGAGTCCATAAAACATACATAAGAGACCAATTTGTATCAGGCTGTAGAAAACATTCATAAGAGACTAGATCACATATTATATTAGGCAATGCAGGAAAAATACATAGGGGATGGCATCACATATTATTTTAATGTGAAAGAACATGACAACGACAAAGACACAGGAAGGGGAAGTAgcagaagaagaggaaaacaaAGCAGAAGAGCGTGATGATTATTCAAAGAGAATCACATTTAGTGGGCTTAAAGGAGAGTGTGTTCAGAGCATTGTCGTAAAGGATTTGGAAGTTCTGCTGTTGTATATTTCCCAAGATAGAAAGTCTCCTCGAGGCACCCATGGCGAGGCACAAGAGACTTTCAGAGATCTGAATGAAAAAGTTCTCTGCTGGAAGCTCGTAATTCACGCCGCCTTCAAATTTGAAGATTAGGGTTGGCAAGGCGACCTGACCTGATGTCTGTAGGAGTGAGATCAATGGCAGCTTGAATTGCTCCCTTGACTCGAGAGTAGGCAGCCTCGATTGGATAGGTAAGGGTCGTTCCCGAGTCGATGATCATGCCTCCGGCACCGTTCGATTGTAGATCAAAAGTTCCAGAAGGAATATTTACGGCCTCACCATTGAGGGTGATCCCTGTAACAGGAATATACCAGAAAGAAGGAATCGCACAGTTCTTAATCAGTGAGATCGTGTTGGCTCCGCTCAAGGAACCACCCTCACCGAAAATGAGAGGGCTGGTTTGTGAAGGAGAGTCCGTGATAGACAAGAGACAGTAAGAGAATTTGTTATGTACCTTGGAGCCCAACTGTGAGATGAGTGAGAGAGCACCTCTTCCAAGGCCCACAAGACCGCCGCCCTGAGAGAATCCTCGTCCTTGGTTGTCATGGCCGCATCCAAAAGCAATGCCTGCAACCATGCTGCCGCTGCCGCTCCCAATGGAGAATGACTCGTAAGCCAGGTCACCGCTAGTCTCAGAACCATCGCCATACCTATAATTAAACATACAATCTGGATTGCATCCAGTTTTAAATCTTTTCAAAGCATTGCAAAGAGAGTTAGTATAGGGAACTCTGGAATACGTGGACGATTTGGAGGGATCGAAGATCAGCGTAGATTGAGTGTAGCAATTCCGGCAAGGCCTGCACTGAGTCCAAATTAGATCACTCCCCGTGTCAACAATAGCTTCAAAACTCACCGAGGGTGTTCCCACTGCAACGTTCATCAGAAATTCCCCATTTCCCACGTGAAGGGGTGTTTCAGTGTCTAACTGCCCAGCTATCCGCTGCTTTACAAATGCCTCTATCATATTCATTCGTATCTTACTTCGATCCACCGCCCCACTCAATCGCTGGGTAAAATTGAAGTCTCCCTCTGATCTGCGAGTTAAATTCACCCTCAATTTGAAATGTCCGTCCGAAGAAGATGC from Cryptomeria japonica chromosome 3, Sugi_1.0, whole genome shotgun sequence harbors:
- the LOC131064004 gene encoding aspartic proteinase nepenthesin-2-like yields the protein MEYSKLLGVVAFICFSIPMIASSSDGHFKLRVNLTRRSEGDFNFTQRLSGAVDRSKIRMNMIEAFVKQRIAGQLDTETPLHVGNGEFLMNVAVGTPSVSFEAIVDTGSDLIWTQCRPCRNCYTQSTLIFDPSKSSTYSRVPYTNSLCNALKRFKTGCNPDCMFNYRYGDGSETSGDLAYESFSIGSGSGSMVAGIAFGCGHDNQGRGFSQGGGLVGLGRGALSLISQLGSKVHNKFSYCLLSITDSPSQTSPLIFGEGGSLSGANTISLIKNCAIPSFWYIPVTGITLNGEAVNIPSGTFDLQSNGAGGMIIDSGTTLTYPIEAAYSRVKGAIQAAIDLTPTDIRSGRLANPNLQI